GGATTGTGGTGTTATTAATTTCCATCTTACTATGATGGTATCTTCGTGGCCATGGCTCTTATGTCAAGATTTTCGTACAGTGATGGAATCTTATTTGGGATGAAAATTTACTGACTGGAGTTCGTGGTGATTAGTATGTTATAGAAAGATATTGTTAAACCGCTGTCATTCTTTCCTCAAAAATTGCTGCCGCgctattatttttgttattaaTGCTGTTTCACACTTCCACTATTTCCCGGGTTGAGATTTCTGATGGTGCCATATGATAGACCCAATAACTGGTTCTAGTTAATATACTGGGAAACGATGCATGGTTAATTTTATTGCCACTCTCACTGCCAACATTGTAATTGGTCAAGATCCGTGGTGGCTGCGTAGGAGGAACATAATTTTACCTTAACTAGGATATGGCTTTGTTGATTTTGCGGTTTCACTTTGGTCAGGTTTTCATTGGTTATCTGACAAAGGGATTTTGCGCTCGCCGCTCGGCATTGCTTATGTGCGATTTATCCCGATTATTTATTTTGTGTCTTTTTTCCTGATGGTTATGTACTATGAACGTCAGAAAGACTACAAAGGGGTGTGGACGTGTAacaaattatattatatatgttcTGTCAGCTCCAAATCATTATCGAGCAAAATCCGTTGTAGTCAGTCCAGCAGAGTAGATTGTGACACAGGAAAACCCCATGATGATTAGAATTTGACAGGTCAACACAGCACATTCATTCTGACATGCATGAATATGTTATAGCCCCGTGCTATTGCTGTTCGCTACATCAGAGGATTTTTACAAGCACTTGCATATGCCGCCATTTAGGTgttaatcataaaaaaaattgcatccaGTAATAGATTATCAATCTTTAGGTTTGCCACATTGGCATAAAAGATCGTCTCATGAGTGGGTCTGAATTCCCATGTCTCTTGACATACAAGAAGAATATGTGCGTGAAATTACCTGTGATGGAACTAAAACAATCATAGCGCATCTTTGCTATCAAGAAATACAATACGATTCATGTTCTTGCTGTCAAGGGcactactgattttttttttgttacctCTTATTCGCAATATATACTTCTCCACATGTTAAATATTTTTCAAgttataaaactattttcctTTTCTCATCTGTCATCTTTTAAGCATGATTTTTGCTCAAGTCATTGCCTAATTCACCTCTGCATGCTACCTGGAACAGAAAAGGCTTCAGAGACAAGGCACAAGGAGTTCTGGGAGGATAGCTGGTGAGCTGAGTCACTTGTCTAGTTTTCTTGTATCAACAAGGAAACGTATTGGGATAGACCATGCCAAATATCAAGCTTCTGTCCCCCAGTGGGAAAATGCCCCATCTGAGAAAGATAAAGCTGACTACAAAACTGATAAGGAGACCTTACAAAAGATGGGCACTGTGGTCATGCTGCCATTCATCGTGGAGACACGGAAGACTAGGCAAACAGAGGATGACAAGTGTAAATGTTCTCATCCTGGATCTGAGGCCTGTGTAGGAGTTCATGTAAAAGAGACCAGAAAGAAGCTCAAGTATGAATTGGGTGAGATAGCTTTCAAAAACTGTGGGCTCAATGCAATGGGTGAGGAGGTTCTGAAGTTATGGACTGCAGAAGACAAGAAGAAACTGGATGATACTGAGAAGTTGATTCCTCATAATAAACATGATAACTTCATGAAGATTGCCTCGAAGCAGTTCGGCTCAAAGAAAACAACGGATCTGGCTAAGTACTACTACAATGTTTTTCTTCCAAGAAGATTGGCGGCCTTGACTAGGACAGAAGCTACAGGCACAGCAGATGTAAGTACAGATGATGAAGGCCATAATCAACATGATGACAACAATGAGCATCGTTCTGAAGAGAAGAGTAGACACTCCAGATATTCCAATAGGTAGCAATATTACATGATCCTTCTgaaaatcatttttattatcTGCAACGTATGACTATCAATCATATGTTACCATTTCTGAGGATCTTTTTTTTATACCAAAGAGCACATAATCATAGTGTATGCTAAGTTAAGTTTGGTCGGGTTTATATAACGATATTGCTGTGTTGCACCTGTAAATGTCCCAATGGAACAGGACACCGATCACGTGCTTGTGCTTGCTTCGACCAATATTTTACTAATATCAACAAACGAAGTATTGATTCCCTTGCAAATGGTTATGGAATATTTCAAAAGGTGGAAGAAGTTCTAGTTGGTAATACATTTAATCAATCAAAAGCTTTATAGTTCCCTCAATAATAATTAAAAGGTTTAATAAATGGATGGAGACTGGCTATCGCTTTCTACAATGCTAAACCCTGATCAATTACAATTTGATACTTATAAATGGGAACGAGAAATACAGATTTTTGTTCTATTATTGATCCCCTCAAAAGAATATACTACTCTATTACCTGTCTTGGAAAGTGACTGACATTTTTGTACCTTCCTGTCTGTGTGCATATTGATTGCTTGTGTGATGTGATTATTTTTGTGATTTCCTTGGTGCAAACCAGTGGTGCATTGTGACACTATTCTATGTTTCTATTCCAGTTGCGAGTCGAATAATGTCTTTGCTCTTTGCTAGTGTGGTAATTTCATTTTAGCATGTTTTCTTTCACAGGTCCAGGAAGTAGGAGAATCGAAAGAATTTGATGGGTATGGCCAACTTTTCGTTGCAGAGGAAGAGGAAGTTGGAGAAGTCTGAAAAACCTTGATTTCTTGGTCAACTGTTCTTTTGTTTCTGTTAGAGTTGGTCTAGAATGAAGGCGCTTGCAGGTTGCACATCTCACTATATGCAGTTGGAGTAGAGGGATTTCTCACTTTCTCAGCCTTCTGAAGTACGTGAATAATTCCTTGATAAATATATGCTCATGGAGAGTAGACTGAATTGAAATCTAAGCAGGTTTTGGCACTGCTGAGTAAACACATGTTCATGAGTTTATTAGTCTACATTCTATGTGTCCGCTGgagcaggggcggatccagcctAATGCCAAGGGGGGTGCTGGGCCTCTTGCTATTGGACTAAATTCATAGCTTGTGAGCTGAAATGatgaattttttcaaaaattttctCTATCTTCTTCTGGTTTCCTGGGCTGGGCCCGTGCTGCAGCCCCCCAGCACGggccctggatccgcccctgcgcTGGAGTAAACATATGTTcatgggttgttccatttttgTACGGATATAGTACATGGTATGAAACAGAGAATGAAAGACGCGGAATAGAGATACATGATTGATCATGAGCAGATATCTGTTTAGGAATTGTTGGAAAATATCTTGTTTTTTTCTCTACCCTTGATGGGTTACTATCTTGTATCATCATGTTATTTGGCAATTGTTGCATAAACATCTGAGCTTGACATGTCTTGCCTGTTGGCAGTGTagcatgctaatttcttccccTGTGATTGATGAATAGCGTTAAAATAACTAAAAATATCTAGAgctttttaaatgaaaaaaaacttGGTTTCCTATTTCTATCTTGATGGATCCCGGCAGGAGCATCCCGGCAGTGCTCCTGCCAtttccgcaaaaaaaaaagagctttaTCTAATCTTGTTGCGGCATTTAGTGCCGTACAACTCTATGTATAAGCTATATTAAGATGTTTCTTGATTTAATCGGGGCCAGGTGGTGGATGATCCAATCCGTAAGCCAATAATGCAAATCAACTAGAGAAGGATGCACGGACATGCATGGCGGCCAGATCGCCGCAAAGGCAAGCGCATCCTCACGCAAGAAATGGGCGCGTAACATGAAATGATGGCGACAACCAGCAGCCATGGATAGTTAAGGGAAGATTAAATAAGGTAATCCTAACAGCCCAAGTGATCGGATGGCCGGAGCCCGCCGCGgcggagaggcaggcgcagctGCGGCGCCGCCCCTACATGCACTACTGCGGCGGCAGCACGGAGGAGTACAACCGCCAGGCGTACGGCGGCGCGGGGCCACCAGCGGCCCGTCGACGACTCCCGCGACGCCGCTGCATGCGTCCGACATTTCGTTGCCCCTTCGTTGCTGCGCGGATCGACCTCCCCACGCCACGGTAGGGGCACTTGGATTCGACGGTCACTGAGCACGGGTCAGAAGGCGCGGGAGCTGAGCAGCTGAAGGGTGGATCGCGTGTGCGGGGATGGCCCCGCGTGCCTGAGGACGTGCTGGGGCAGACCGTGCTCGGCGGTGCGCGCGTCCAGCGGCGTGGTGTGGCGCGCCAGGTGGACGGCGGTGGTCGGTATTCCATTTACCGACCACCCCCTGCGGAAATTTCTCATTTTTGCTTCTCCCTCTGTAGATCA
The nucleotide sequence above comes from Phragmites australis chromosome 4, lpPhrAust1.1, whole genome shotgun sequence. Encoded proteins:
- the LOC133913995 gene encoding uncharacterized protein LOC133913995; this encodes MAGSDLPSGGSGSPSSGTGRSRKRKGGAAAAEDAAALSRRATRRTAGLDVDGAGAGAGAVSWARRAAAGALWAVRGRNRGIDDDEERLGAVILAVRHARSELKPDDADTPYAKKRLQRQGTRSSGRIAGELSHLSSFLVSTRKRIGIDHAKYQASVPQWENAPSEKDKADYKTDKETLQKMGTVVMLPFIVETRKTRQTEDDKCKCSHPGSEACVGVHVKETRKKLKYELGEIAFKNCGLNAMGEEVLKLWTAEDKKKLDDTEKLIPHNKHDNFMKIASKQFGSKKTTDLAKYYYNVFLPRRLAALTRTEATGTADVSTDDEGHNQHDDNNEHRSEEKSRHSRYSNR